One Burkholderiales bacterium genomic region harbors:
- a CDS encoding TssQ family T6SS-associated lipoprotein, producing MILARWLCLLAALLVAGCASQTARDLGVDKLAVRKAEKLLSQGISQYEDGNYKAAQKSLNEALDAGLAFQSDKIAARKYLAFIYCASGQERACRDEFRRIFELDPDFRLDPTEEGHPIWGPIYRSVKSEMAARSRSR from the coding sequence ATGATCCTGGCTCGCTGGCTTTGCCTCCTTGCCGCCCTGCTGGTCGCCGGCTGCGCCAGCCAGACGGCGCGCGACCTGGGCGTGGACAAGCTTGCCGTACGTAAGGCGGAAAAGCTCCTCTCCCAGGGCATCAGCCAATACGAGGACGGCAACTACAAGGCCGCCCAGAAAAGCCTCAACGAGGCCCTGGACGCGGGGCTTGCCTTCCAGTCGGACAAGATTGCCGCGCGCAAATACCTTGCCTTCATCTATTGCGCCTCGGGCCAGGAACGGGCCTGCCGGGACGAGTTTCGCCGGATTTTCGAGCTGGACCCGGACTTCCGCCTGGACCCCACGGAGGAAGGTCATCCCATCTGGGGGCCCATCTACCGGTCGGTGAAGTCGGAGATGGCGGCCCGCAGCCGTTCCCGCTGA
- the rpsF gene encoding 30S ribosomal protein S6 — protein sequence MRHYEIVFIVHPDQSEQVPGMIERYKTLITGRNGRIHRLEDWGRRQLAYPIQKVHKAHYVLMNIECDQATLDELDHAFKFNDAVLRHLIIRMKGPVTEPSPMMKEEKAKTVPTGDKPEAVEAPAAAEASNEG from the coding sequence ATGCGACATTACGAGATCGTGTTCATCGTCCATCCGGACCAGAGCGAGCAGGTGCCGGGGATGATCGAACGTTACAAAACCCTCATCACCGGCCGTAACGGCCGCATCCACCGGCTGGAAGACTGGGGCCGCCGGCAGCTTGCCTATCCCATCCAGAAAGTCCACAAGGCCCATTATGTGCTCATGAACATCGAGTGCGACCAGGCCACGCTGGACGAGCTGGACCATGCCTTCAAGTTCAACGATGCGGTGCTGCGCCACCTCATCATCCGCATGAAGGGACCGGTCACCGAACCTTCGCCGATGATGAAGGAGGAGAAGGCCAAGACCGTGCCCACCGGCGACAAACCGGAGGCGGTCGAGGCGCCCGCCGCCGCGGAAGCATCCAACGAAGGCTGA
- the folD gene encoding bifunctional methylenetetrahydrofolate dehydrogenase/methenyltetrahydrofolate cyclohydrolase FolD, whose translation MSARILNGKALAETLLADVRRQVEVRLAAGKRPPALAVILVGDDPASTIYVRNKRKACETARVRSVSHDLPAAIPEQTLLHLIDELNADASVDGILVQAPLPPHIDGETVIERIRPDKDVDGFHPYNIGRLAVRLPILRSCTPWGVMHLLRSTGTELKGRQALVVGASNHVGRPMALELLLAGCTVTIAHRFTRDLPQLVAQAEILVVAVGKPGLIRGEWVREGAIVIDVGINRLPDGRICGDVEFEAAARRAAWITPVPGGVGPMTVATLLANTLQAANLHDPL comes from the coding sequence ATGAGCGCCCGAATCCTCAACGGCAAGGCCCTTGCCGAAACGCTACTCGCGGATGTGCGCCGCCAGGTGGAGGTGCGGCTTGCCGCTGGCAAACGCCCCCCGGCCCTGGCGGTCATCCTGGTGGGCGACGACCCCGCTTCCACCATCTACGTACGCAACAAACGCAAGGCCTGCGAGACGGCGCGGGTCCGCTCGGTTTCCCATGATCTGCCCGCCGCCATCCCGGAACAGACGCTGTTGCACCTCATCGACGAACTCAATGCCGATGCCAGTGTGGACGGCATCCTCGTCCAGGCACCCCTGCCCCCCCACATCGACGGGGAGACGGTGATCGAACGCATCCGGCCGGACAAGGACGTGGACGGTTTCCATCCCTACAACATCGGCCGGCTGGCAGTGCGCCTACCCATCCTGCGCTCCTGCACGCCCTGGGGTGTGATGCACCTGTTGCGCAGCACGGGCACCGAGCTCAAGGGCAGGCAGGCGCTGGTGGTGGGGGCATCCAATCACGTGGGTCGGCCCATGGCCCTGGAGCTGTTGCTCGCCGGCTGCACGGTGACCATTGCCCACCGTTTCACCCGCGACCTGCCGCAACTGGTCGCCCAGGCGGAAATCCTGGTGGTGGCAGTGGGCAAGCCGGGGCTGATCCGGGGCGAGTGGGTGCGGGAGGGCGCCATCGTCATCGACGTGGGCATCAACCGGCTGCCCGATGGACGCATCTGCGGCGATGTGGAATTCGAAGCCGCTGCCCGTCGCGCCGCCTGGATCACCCCCGTGCCCGGCGGGGTGGGCCCCATGACCGTGGCCACCCTGCTGGCCAACACCCTCCAGGCAGCCAACCTGCACGACCCTCTTTGA
- a CDS encoding protein phosphatase 2C domain-containing protein — MEWSASPDRALHVTFAALTDAGRLRTNNEDALAWDLDAGLFLVADGMGGCNAGEVASRLAVRMVLAEFRQLPLSLPAQEGCSAVLSAPAMRLCTAIVKANRAVFEASLQEPAYAGMGTTLVALLLQGQRAIIASIGDSRVYRFRAGQLAQLTVDHTVLQEQIDFGLITLEQARLMGGRGLITRALGVEPGLEVDVQEQAVAAGDLYLLCTDGLFDMIPDEEIAAILSDTQGEVEAAAKALVAAANTAGGYDNISVIIVGIR, encoded by the coding sequence ATGGAGTGGTCGGCTTCCCCTGACCGGGCGTTGCACGTGACCTTCGCGGCGCTTACCGATGCCGGCCGGCTGCGCACCAACAATGAAGATGCCCTGGCGTGGGACCTGGACGCGGGCCTATTCCTGGTGGCCGATGGCATGGGCGGCTGCAACGCGGGCGAGGTGGCCAGCCGGCTGGCGGTGCGCATGGTCCTCGCCGAGTTCCGTCAGCTTCCCCTTTCCCTGCCGGCGCAGGAAGGCTGCAGCGCGGTGCTGAGTGCGCCGGCCATGCGCCTGTGCACGGCGATTGTCAAGGCCAACCGGGCGGTCTTCGAAGCCAGTCTCCAGGAGCCGGCCTACGCCGGCATGGGCACCACCCTGGTGGCGCTGCTTTTGCAGGGCCAGCGGGCCATCATCGCCAGCATCGGGGATTCCCGGGTGTACCGTTTCCGCGCCGGCCAGCTCGCCCAGCTCACGGTGGATCATACCGTCCTCCAGGAACAGATCGATTTCGGGCTCATCACCCTGGAACAGGCACGCCTGATGGGGGGCCGCGGGCTCATCACGCGCGCCCTCGGGGTGGAACCGGGGTTGGAAGTGGATGTGCAGGAACAGGCTGTCGCCGCCGGCGATCTCTATCTCCTTTGCACAGACGGCTTGTTCGATATGATCCCCGATGAAGAAATCGCCGCCATTCTGAGTGATACCCAGGGGGAGGTGGAGGCGGCGGCCAAGGCGCTGGTGGCGGCGGCGAATACCGCCGGGGGCTACGACAACATCTCCGTCATTATCGTGGGAATCCGCTAG
- the rpsR gene encoding 30S ribosomal protein S18: MSRQMYKRRKFCRFTAEGIKEVDYKDVNLLKDFISETGKIIPARITGTKARYQRQLSTAVKRARFLALLPYTDQH, from the coding sequence ATGTCCCGGCAAATGTACAAACGCCGCAAGTTCTGCCGCTTCACCGCGGAAGGCATCAAGGAAGTGGATTACAAGGATGTCAATCTGCTCAAGGATTTCATCAGCGAGACGGGCAAGATCATTCCCGCCCGCATCACCGGCACCAAGGCGCGCTATCAGCGGCAGCTTTCCACGGCCGTGAAGCGGGCCCGTTTCCTTGCCCTGCTGCCCTACACCGACCAGCACTGA
- the alr gene encoding alanine racemase: MSRPLQALIHRDALSHNLAVARSKTTARILAVVKANGYGHGLLPVAAALAAADGFAVLTLEEAVRLREAGFRQPILLLEGVFAPDELGEAVQRQLMLVVHDEEQLAMLEALPPGPRLEVFLKVNTGMNRLGFSAADFPAAWARLQACPVVARITFMTHFACADEAGGPGEQLARFFRLIGDSRNFSAANSAALLRYPETHGAWVRPGLMLYGASPFPEQTGAELGLQPAMSLVSRVIAVQRLGRGDGVGYGATFVAPGDMRVGIVACGYADGYPRHAGTGTPVLVDGAPSRTLGRVSMDMLAVDLTHLPGAGVGTPVTLWGRGLPVETVAACAGTVSYELLTGRAERVPLVVE; encoded by the coding sequence ATGTCCCGCCCCCTCCAAGCGCTCATCCACCGTGACGCCTTAAGCCACAACCTCGCCGTTGCCCGCAGCAAGACCACGGCGCGCATCCTCGCCGTGGTCAAAGCCAATGGCTATGGCCATGGCCTGTTGCCGGTGGCCGCGGCCCTGGCGGCAGCGGATGGTTTCGCCGTGCTCACCCTCGAGGAGGCCGTGCGTCTGCGGGAGGCGGGGTTTCGCCAGCCCATCCTGCTCCTGGAGGGCGTCTTCGCCCCGGATGAACTGGGCGAAGCGGTGCAGCGGCAGCTTATGCTCGTGGTGCATGACGAGGAACAACTGGCCATGCTGGAGGCGCTGCCGCCGGGGCCCCGGCTCGAAGTGTTCCTCAAGGTCAACACGGGGATGAACCGGCTGGGTTTTTCCGCGGCGGATTTTCCTGCGGCCTGGGCGAGACTTCAGGCCTGCCCGGTGGTGGCCCGCATCACCTTCATGACCCATTTTGCCTGTGCCGACGAAGCCGGTGGGCCGGGGGAGCAGCTTGCCCGCTTTTTCCGGCTGATCGGGGACAGCCGGAATTTCAGTGCGGCCAACTCTGCCGCGCTTTTGCGCTACCCGGAAACCCATGGCGCGTGGGTCCGCCCCGGCCTCATGCTCTACGGCGCCTCGCCGTTTCCGGAGCAAACTGGGGCGGAGCTGGGGCTTCAGCCTGCCATGAGCCTCGTCTCCCGCGTCATTGCCGTGCAGCGGCTCGGTCGCGGCGATGGTGTGGGTTACGGTGCCACTTTCGTCGCCCCGGGGGACATGCGTGTGGGCATCGTCGCCTGTGGTTACGCCGACGGCTACCCCCGTCATGCGGGGACCGGCACACCGGTGCTCGTGGATGGTGCGCCCAGCCGGACGCTGGGGCGGGTGTCGATGGACATGCTGGCCGTGGACCTCACCCACCTGCCTGGCGCCGGCGTGGGCACGCCGGTCACCCTGTGGGGACGGGGTTTGCCGGTGGAGACGGTGGCTGCCTGTGCCGGAACCGTCAGCTATGAACTCTTGACCGGCCGCGCCGAGCGCGTGCCCCTCGTCGTCGAATAG
- the priB gene encoding primosomal replication protein N: MACNRTRICGRIIDKGSLRHTPAGVAVLRFLLAHRSEQQTGQSRRRVECLIPAMAFEALAETIARWPRDAQVVCEGYLTRKSRTEPQLVLHVQTIELTDER; the protein is encoded by the coding sequence GTGGCGTGCAACCGGACGCGCATCTGCGGCCGGATCATCGACAAGGGCAGCCTGCGCCATACCCCGGCGGGGGTGGCCGTTCTGCGTTTCCTTCTGGCGCATCGCTCGGAACAGCAGACCGGGCAAAGCCGGCGCAGGGTCGAGTGTCTGATCCCCGCCATGGCCTTCGAGGCGTTGGCGGAAACCATTGCCCGCTGGCCCCGGGATGCGCAGGTGGTGTGTGAAGGTTATCTGACGCGGAAAAGCCGCACCGAGCCGCAGCTTGTGCTGCACGTGCAAACGATCGAATTGACCGACGAGAGGTGA
- a CDS encoding replicative DNA helicase, whose product METTMGDQQFEAIKLPPHSVEAEQAVLGGLLLDNSAWERIGDLLREEDFYRYDHRLIYRHVVGLLEANKPADVVTVAEALENAGELATVGGLAYLATLAQNTPSAANIRRYAEIVRDRAIMRSLVEVGTAIADSAYNPGGRSASELLDEAEAKVFHIAEMGNRGKQGFSEIQPLLTQVVERIDLLFQRDSASEVTGIPTGYTDLDRMTSGLQPGDLIIIAGRPSMGKTAFSLNIAEHVALETRLPVAVFSMEMAGTQLVMRMIGSVGRLDQHRVRTGRLMDEDWQRLTYAVGKLNDAPIYIDETAALSALELRARARRLHRQCGRLGLIVIDYLQLMSGSNQGENRATEISEISRSLKALAKELDVPVIALSQLNRSLESRPNKRPVMSDLRESGAIEQDADLILFIYRDEVYNPETPDKGIAEIIIGKQRNGPIGTVKLTFLGEYTRFENLAHPGTY is encoded by the coding sequence GTGGAAACGACCATGGGCGACCAGCAGTTCGAAGCCATCAAACTCCCCCCCCATTCGGTGGAGGCGGAACAGGCCGTGTTGGGCGGATTGCTGCTCGACAACAGTGCCTGGGAGCGCATCGGCGATCTTTTGCGGGAGGAGGATTTCTACCGCTACGATCACCGCCTCATCTACCGCCACGTTGTCGGGCTGCTGGAGGCAAATAAACCGGCCGACGTCGTGACCGTGGCCGAGGCTCTGGAAAATGCCGGCGAACTGGCCACGGTGGGGGGGCTCGCCTACCTCGCCACCCTGGCGCAGAACACCCCCTCGGCGGCCAACATCCGCCGCTATGCGGAAATCGTCCGCGACCGCGCCATCATGCGCAGCCTGGTCGAAGTGGGGACGGCCATTGCCGATTCCGCCTACAACCCCGGCGGGCGCTCCGCCTCGGAGCTGCTGGATGAGGCCGAGGCCAAAGTGTTTCACATCGCCGAGATGGGCAACCGCGGCAAACAGGGCTTCAGCGAGATCCAGCCGCTGCTCACCCAGGTGGTGGAACGCATCGATCTCCTCTTCCAGCGCGACAGTGCCAGCGAGGTCACCGGCATCCCCACCGGCTACACGGATCTGGATCGCATGACCTCCGGCCTGCAACCGGGCGATCTCATCATCATTGCCGGCCGGCCCTCCATGGGGAAAACGGCGTTCTCCCTCAACATCGCCGAGCACGTGGCCCTGGAGACGCGCCTGCCGGTGGCGGTATTTTCCATGGAGATGGCCGGCACCCAGCTCGTCATGCGCATGATCGGTTCGGTGGGCAGGCTCGATCAGCACCGTGTGCGCACCGGCCGCCTCATGGACGAAGACTGGCAACGCCTCACCTATGCCGTGGGCAAGCTCAACGATGCCCCCATCTACATCGACGAGACCGCCGCCCTTTCCGCGCTGGAACTGCGCGCACGGGCGCGGCGGCTGCATCGCCAGTGTGGACGGCTGGGGCTCATCGTCATCGACTATCTGCAGCTCATGAGCGGCAGCAACCAGGGCGAAAACCGCGCCACCGAGATTTCCGAGATCTCCCGTTCCCTGAAAGCGCTGGCCAAGGAGCTGGATGTGCCGGTGATCGCCCTCTCCCAGCTCAACCGCAGCCTGGAAAGCCGTCCCAACAAGCGGCCGGTGATGTCCGATCTGCGGGAATCCGGGGCCATCGAGCAGGATGCGGACCTGATCCTCTTCATCTACCGGGACGAGGTGTACAACCCGGAAACACCCGACAAGGGAATCGCCGAGATCATCATCGGCAAACAGCGCAATGGACCCATCGGCACCGTCAAACTGACCTTCCTTGGGGAATACACCCGGTTCGAGAATCTGGCCCATCCGGGCACCTACTGA
- the rplI gene encoding 50S ribosomal protein L9, translating into MQVILLEKVANLGQLGDVVKVKDGYARNYLIPQGKAKRATPENIEEFARRRAELERQEAEKLAAAQARADQLAGMNVQIAQRAGVDGKLFGSVGTVDIVEALKAKGISVAKSEIRMPAGPIKAIGEYAIDLVLHTDVRTSITVTVVPE; encoded by the coding sequence ATGCAAGTGATCCTGTTGGAAAAAGTGGCCAACCTGGGCCAGCTCGGCGATGTGGTGAAGGTCAAGGACGGCTATGCGCGCAACTATCTAATCCCGCAAGGCAAGGCCAAGCGCGCCACGCCGGAAAACATCGAGGAGTTTGCGCGGCGGCGTGCCGAACTGGAACGCCAGGAAGCGGAAAAACTCGCTGCCGCCCAGGCGCGGGCGGACCAGCTCGCGGGCATGAACGTCCAGATCGCGCAGCGGGCCGGTGTCGATGGCAAGCTGTTTGGCTCCGTGGGCACGGTGGACATCGTCGAGGCCCTCAAGGCCAAGGGCATCAGTGTCGCCAAATCGGAAATCCGCATGCCGGCCGGGCCCATCAAAGCCATCGGCGAATATGCGATCGACCTGGTGCTGCACACCGACGTGCGCACCAGCATCACGGTGACCGTCGTTCCCGAGTGA
- a CDS encoding Stp1/IreP family PP2C-type Ser/Thr phosphatase: MKLSHALTFASLSDAGLVRNFNEDSVAVDEDMGLVIVADGMGGYKAGDVAAGMATLIVTNELKGKLGDKGAREPVSTDVIRAAVNRANQAIYHAAHNRPQFQGMGTTLVMALFHDDMVTIAHAGDSRAYRLREGRLTQLTVDHSLLQEQLEMGLISTEDARVSHNRNLVTRALGVNQNIVVDVKQERALPGDLYLLCTDGLNDMVDDADIELAMESLQENLPLLVKQLVIMANDNGGHDNISVAAIRVDRPFPARRGLWARIFPRLWNR, encoded by the coding sequence ATGAAACTCAGTCATGCCTTGACCTTTGCCAGCCTGAGCGACGCCGGGCTGGTGCGCAATTTCAACGAAGACAGTGTGGCCGTGGATGAGGACATGGGGCTTGTCATCGTCGCCGACGGCATGGGAGGCTACAAGGCGGGCGACGTGGCGGCCGGCATGGCCACCCTCATCGTCACCAATGAGTTGAAGGGCAAGCTGGGGGACAAGGGGGCACGGGAGCCTGTCTCCACCGACGTGATCCGTGCCGCGGTCAACCGCGCCAACCAGGCCATCTACCATGCGGCCCACAACCGGCCCCAGTTCCAGGGCATGGGCACGACCCTGGTCATGGCGCTGTTCCACGACGACATGGTGACCATCGCCCATGCGGGGGATTCCCGCGCCTACCGCCTGCGGGAGGGGCGCCTGACGCAGTTGACGGTGGACCATTCCCTGCTGCAGGAACAGCTCGAGATGGGGCTCATCAGCACCGAGGATGCGCGCGTATCCCACAACCGCAACCTGGTGACGCGCGCCCTCGGGGTGAACCAGAACATTGTCGTCGATGTGAAACAGGAACGGGCACTGCCGGGGGATCTCTATCTCTTGTGCACGGACGGGCTCAACGACATGGTGGACGATGCGGACATCGAGCTTGCCATGGAAAGCCTCCAGGAAAACCTTCCGCTGCTTGTCAAACAACTGGTGATCATGGCCAACGACAACGGCGGCCATGACAACATCTCCGTGGCCGCGATCCGTGTGGATCGGCCCTTCCCCGCGCGGCGCGGGTTGTGGGCCCGGATTTTTCCCCGCTTGTGGAACCGGTGA
- the radA gene encoding DNA repair protein RadA, translating to MAKAKTVYVCSDCGGQSLKWQGQCPHCGAWNTLLETVAETPATGSHRYQGLAADGRLKRLAEVDAEEMPRWSTGVGELDRVLGGGLVPGAVVLLGGDPGIGKSTLLLQALAHMSRKQEVLYVSGEESAEQVALRARRLALDASRVALLAEIGLERILAALRNSAPRVVVIDSIQTLYSDALQSAPGSVAQVRECAAQLTRYAKQSGTAVLLVGHVTKEGALAGPRVLEHIVDTVLYFEGDTHSSFRLVRAFKNRFGAVNELGVFAMTEKGLREVANPSALFLSHHGRQVAGSCILVTQEGSRPLLVEVQALVDEAHTANPRRLGVGLEQNRLAMLLAVLHRHAGIACFDQDVFVNAVGGVRISEPAADLAVLLAIVSSLRDQPLPPKLVVFGEVGLAGEVRPVQRGLDRLKEAAKLGFERAIVPRSNVPRQAPPGLEIFGVERVEEAVAMLRAAP from the coding sequence ATGGCCAAGGCAAAAACGGTCTACGTCTGCAGCGACTGCGGCGGGCAGAGCCTGAAATGGCAGGGACAGTGTCCCCATTGCGGTGCCTGGAACACCCTCCTGGAGACGGTGGCGGAAACACCGGCAACGGGCAGCCATCGCTACCAGGGGCTGGCGGCGGATGGACGCCTGAAACGGCTCGCGGAAGTGGATGCCGAAGAGATGCCGCGCTGGTCAACGGGGGTGGGCGAGCTCGACCGGGTTCTGGGGGGCGGGCTGGTGCCGGGCGCCGTGGTGTTGCTGGGCGGGGATCCGGGCATCGGCAAATCCACCCTCCTGCTGCAGGCGCTGGCCCACATGAGCCGGAAGCAGGAGGTGCTCTACGTGAGCGGCGAGGAGTCCGCCGAGCAGGTGGCCCTGCGGGCGCGCCGCCTGGCGCTCGATGCAAGCCGTGTAGCCCTCTTGGCGGAAATCGGGCTGGAACGGATTCTTGCGGCCCTGCGCAACTCGGCGCCCCGCGTGGTGGTGATCGACTCCATCCAGACCCTTTATTCCGATGCCCTGCAGTCTGCGCCGGGCAGTGTGGCACAGGTGAGGGAATGCGCCGCCCAACTGACCCGGTATGCGAAACAGTCCGGCACCGCGGTGCTTCTGGTCGGGCATGTCACCAAGGAAGGCGCGCTGGCGGGCCCGCGCGTGCTGGAACACATCGTGGATACGGTCCTCTATTTCGAGGGTGACACCCATTCCAGCTTTCGCCTCGTGCGCGCCTTCAAGAACCGTTTCGGCGCCGTCAATGAGCTGGGGGTGTTCGCCATGACGGAGAAGGGTTTGCGCGAAGTAGCCAACCCCTCCGCCCTGTTCCTTTCCCACCATGGCCGGCAGGTGGCGGGCTCCTGCATCCTGGTGACCCAGGAAGGCAGCCGCCCCCTCCTGGTGGAGGTGCAGGCCTTGGTGGACGAGGCCCACACGGCGAATCCCCGGCGACTGGGGGTGGGGCTGGAGCAGAACCGGCTGGCCATGCTGCTGGCGGTCCTGCACCGCCATGCGGGGATTGCCTGTTTCGATCAAGATGTCTTCGTCAATGCCGTGGGGGGGGTGCGCATCAGCGAACCGGCGGCGGACCTCGCCGTGCTGCTGGCCATCGTCTCCTCCTTGCGGGACCAGCCCCTGCCGCCCAAACTGGTGGTCTTCGGCGAGGTGGGCCTGGCCGGCGAGGTGCGTCCCGTGCAGCGGGGGCTGGACCGCCTGAAGGAGGCCGCCAAACTGGGTTTTGAGCGCGCCATCGTGCCGCGGTCCAACGTTCCCCGGCAGGCCCCGCCCGGGCTGGAGATCTTTGGCGTCGAGCGGGTGGAGGAGGCGGTTGCCATGCTCCGGGCGGCCCCGTAG
- a CDS encoding protein kinase, with amino-acid sequence MVIEKLGRYVIVEELGQGAMGVVYKAVDPLIDRTVAIKTINLDLSRDELETFEKRFQREVQSAGKLNHPNIVTIYDVGRAEGVAYMAMEFLQGKELREILDSGVVLPIEKVVHIAAQVCDGLAFAHEHGIVHRDIKPANIMVLKNGMVKITDFGIAQVSSASRTMAGMVMGSPKYMSPEQVVGQTVDGRSDIFSLGVVLYEMLTGKTPFVGDNISAIMYQILNEEPIPPKAFNQNIPDSINYIVLKALAKQPDARYQTAKELARDLRKYKTLVVPAPGENPAPAAPLERRRTPRDSLGDKTQVIARLSEEEENPPPAPAAARRRWPHWALLAGIPLLLAVFIGLIVSRKAPAPPPQVAAPPVVVAEASSPKAEQAAPTSATPEAPAASPEAPAARPGAQEEKKQAEEKTEAKPTPPAGKMATKPAGEATAARREKSEPRPKAVALTSTAESRVVEHEAGPAAGTATLLLAISPWGEVFVDGVRQGVSPPLRELKVAAGEHRILIVNQTFAPYTETIRVEADGTHKIKYKFSK; translated from the coding sequence ATGGTCATCGAGAAGCTGGGTCGTTACGTCATCGTCGAGGAGCTGGGCCAGGGGGCCATGGGTGTGGTCTACAAGGCCGTGGACCCTCTGATCGATCGCACCGTGGCGATCAAGACCATCAACCTGGACCTGTCCCGGGATGAGCTGGAAACCTTCGAAAAGCGGTTCCAGCGGGAGGTCCAGTCCGCGGGCAAACTCAATCATCCCAATATCGTCACCATCTACGATGTGGGCCGCGCGGAGGGCGTGGCCTACATGGCCATGGAATTCCTGCAGGGCAAGGAGCTGCGGGAGATTCTCGATTCCGGTGTGGTCCTGCCCATCGAGAAGGTGGTGCACATTGCCGCCCAGGTATGCGATGGCCTCGCCTTTGCCCACGAGCATGGCATCGTGCATCGGGACATCAAGCCGGCCAACATCATGGTGCTGAAGAACGGCATGGTGAAGATCACCGACTTCGGCATCGCCCAGGTCTCTTCCGCCTCCCGCACCATGGCCGGCATGGTCATGGGTTCGCCCAAGTACATGTCCCCCGAGCAGGTGGTGGGCCAGACGGTGGATGGACGTTCCGATATCTTTTCCCTCGGCGTGGTGTTGTACGAAATGCTCACCGGCAAGACCCCCTTCGTCGGCGACAACATCAGCGCCATCATGTACCAGATCCTCAACGAGGAACCCATCCCGCCCAAGGCCTTCAACCAGAACATCCCCGATTCCATCAACTACATCGTCCTCAAGGCCCTGGCCAAGCAACCGGATGCCCGTTACCAGACGGCGAAGGAACTGGCGCGGGATTTGCGCAAGTACAAGACCCTGGTGGTGCCGGCGCCGGGGGAAAACCCAGCCCCGGCGGCACCCCTGGAGCGGCGCCGCACGCCCCGCGACAGTCTGGGTGACAAAACCCAGGTCATCGCCCGCTTGAGTGAGGAAGAGGAAAACCCACCCCCCGCACCGGCTGCCGCCAGACGGCGCTGGCCCCATTGGGCGCTGCTGGCGGGCATCCCCCTCCTGCTTGCCGTCTTCATCGGGCTGATTGTCAGCCGCAAGGCGCCGGCCCCGCCGCCGCAGGTCGCCGCACCGCCCGTCGTCGTGGCAGAAGCCTCATCCCCGAAGGCGGAACAAGCCGCGCCCACCTCGGCTACCCCCGAGGCGCCCGCGGCTAGCCCCGAGGCGCCCGCCGCCCGGCCGGGAGCGCAAGAGGAAAAGAAACAAGCCGAAGAGAAAACGGAAGCCAAACCCACCCCGCCCGCCGGCAAAATGGCCACCAAGCCCGCCGGTGAGGCCACCGCCGCCCGCCGCGAGAAAAGCGAGCCCCGGCCCAAGGCGGTGGCCCTCACCTCCACCGCGGAAAGCCGGGTGGTGGAGCACGAGGCGGGCCCCGCGGCGGGGACGGCCACCCTCCTTCTGGCCATCAGTCCCTGGGGCGAGGTGTTCGTGGACGGCGTGCGCCAAGGGGTCAGCCCGCCGCTGCGGGAGCTGAAGGTCGCGGCCGGGGAACATCGCATCCTGATCGTCAACCAGACCTTCGCCCCCTACACGGAGACGATCCGGGTGGAAGCGGACGGCACCCACAAGATCAAATACAAATTCAGCAAATAG
- a CDS encoding FHA domain-containing protein → MSRLLIFDANGNPLGERLLDRERIRIGRRLDNDLVLDDLSVSNEHALIITIRNDSFIQDLNSMNGVRVNGRLIRHHHLQADDEVTIGSFTLRYLHEPWTEPASVWLPPETRAQKEAAVRAATAGEGQTLFHLEVEGGEASEVLPDTEILGSPTALLAPTPPTTVQGTGHLRLLAGPGAGRETALTRAVTTLGKPGIQTAVISRRGPAYYLSFVEGDTYPQVNGMEIGATPHLLNDHDILDVAGTRLEFFYR, encoded by the coding sequence ATGTCCCGCCTGCTCATTTTCGATGCCAACGGCAACCCGCTGGGTGAGCGCCTCCTCGACCGGGAGCGTATCCGCATCGGCCGCCGCTTGGACAACGACCTCGTCCTCGATGACCTTTCCGTCAGCAATGAACACGCCCTGATCATCACCATCCGCAACGATTCCTTCATCCAGGATCTGAACAGCATGAACGGCGTGCGGGTGAACGGCCGGCTCATCCGCCATCACCATTTGCAGGCTGACGACGAGGTGACCATCGGCAGCTTCACCCTACGCTACCTGCATGAGCCATGGACGGAGCCGGCATCGGTGTGGCTGCCGCCGGAAACCCGCGCCCAGAAGGAAGCTGCAGTGCGCGCGGCGACCGCCGGGGAAGGGCAGACCCTGTTCCACCTGGAGGTGGAAGGGGGAGAGGCAAGTGAAGTGCTGCCGGATACGGAAATCCTGGGCAGCCCGACGGCTTTGCTAGCGCCGACGCCACCCACCACGGTCCAGGGCACGGGCCATCTGCGACTTCTGGCCGGGCCCGGTGCCGGGCGCGAGACCGCGCTCACCCGCGCGGTGACCACGCTGGGTAAGCCGGGCATTCAGACGGCGGTGATTTCCCGGCGGGGCCCCGCCTATTATCTGAGCTTCGTCGAGGGCGACACCTATCCCCAGGTGAACGGGATGGAAATCGGCGCCACCCCCCATCTCCTCAACGATCACGACATCCTGGACGTGGCGGGTACCCGCCTGGAATTTTTCTACCGCTGA